The Chlorogloeopsis sp. ULAP01 genome window below encodes:
- a CDS encoding type IV pilus secretin family protein produces the protein MKQLHGNGLILGATAIVFLVAQPVKAQLAQVTNVQLKPVTGGINVVLTTSSSSRPQIFTTKRGNSLVADIINSQLRLPKGNNFRQENPAPGITSVEMNQLDTNSIRLIITGSNGTPSSQPVKRGTNGVTLGFTPSEGTTASTSPQIPAANPAPVQASPTPIVPNPQVSIDGTTAQLAQPGRPPVPAPPFLPRAVAPPVGDIAISNMDASPSIVDLGTQERVPRLVLRDAPVREVLSLLARAAGLNLAYTTSAPSTGGQQGAASAATDGPTISIDIENEPVQDVFNYVLRLSGLEANRNGRTVFVGTKLPNATRDLVMRNLRLNQIKVDTALSFLVSLGAESAITRERLVTSVNAVPVGGAANTAVTQTQTTTELKVETLRTDFQDIVPLLRGLQASGDQRSNSITLVGPARLIDIAIAQLTQLDIRRRQVAINVKIIDVNLLNTKDFNTSFSFGVDKNFFVNDGGAAALNFGGVNPPTSAQTTKPGHLTPPITNVPLPEGAESKPFFDAQPNAPFGKLSTGSPAPFGDNPNFPNGLMPRPAFGTNGNPLQPGITEITEDGIEFGLPTLFQFPKRFLATLQAQVTSGNAKILTDPTLTVQEGEEAQVQLTAEVYGGIQTVTGEGGILRKPIIKDAGLTLAVKVDKVDDNGFVSLSVAPTVSAPNGTTSSPDGVITLLAQRSLRSGLIRLRDGQTLILSGIIQESDRTSVSKVPILGDIPLLGSLFRKTNKVNQRQEVIVLLTPQVMDDSERSSYGYNYSPSPDVRQMLERRGLQVPRR, from the coding sequence GTGAAACAACTTCACGGTAACGGATTAATATTAGGTGCTACTGCAATAGTTTTTTTAGTAGCTCAACCAGTTAAAGCACAACTTGCTCAAGTTACAAATGTACAATTAAAACCAGTTACTGGTGGAATCAATGTTGTTTTAACAACTTCTTCCAGTTCCCGCCCCCAAATTTTCACTACAAAAAGGGGCAATTCTCTGGTCGCAGATATTATTAATTCTCAACTGCGTTTACCAAAAGGTAATAATTTTCGTCAAGAAAATCCTGCTCCAGGAATTACGTCAGTTGAAATGAATCAGCTAGATACTAATAGTATCAGACTGATAATAACTGGAAGTAACGGTACGCCTAGTAGTCAACCTGTAAAGCGAGGAACTAATGGAGTGACTCTCGGTTTTACGCCATCAGAAGGAACTACTGCTTCAACATCTCCCCAAATACCTGCTGCTAACCCAGCTCCAGTACAGGCTTCCCCCACTCCAATTGTTCCTAATCCGCAAGTCAGTATTGATGGTACAACTGCCCAACTAGCCCAACCCGGACGTCCACCTGTTCCAGCTCCGCCTTTCTTGCCAAGAGCTGTAGCTCCACCAGTTGGAGATATTGCGATCTCAAATATGGACGCCTCCCCAAGTATTGTTGATTTAGGAACACAAGAACGCGTACCTCGGCTTGTGTTGCGAGATGCTCCTGTAAGAGAGGTTTTGTCACTGCTAGCCCGTGCTGCTGGTTTGAACTTGGCTTATACAACATCAGCACCATCTACAGGAGGACAGCAAGGAGCAGCTAGTGCAGCAACTGATGGGCCGACAATTTCCATAGATATAGAAAATGAGCCAGTACAAGATGTGTTTAACTATGTCTTGCGCTTGAGTGGTTTGGAAGCTAACCGCAATGGACGCACAGTTTTTGTGGGAACGAAACTACCAAATGCCACCCGCGATTTGGTTATGCGGAATCTACGTCTTAATCAAATTAAGGTAGATACTGCTTTGAGCTTTCTGGTGTCCTTGGGAGCAGAAAGTGCAATCACACGTGAGCGCTTAGTTACCAGTGTCAATGCTGTACCCGTAGGCGGTGCAGCGAATACCGCAGTTACCCAAACTCAAACAACAACTGAACTCAAAGTAGAAACTCTGCGTACGGATTTTCAAGATATAGTACCATTACTACGAGGTCTACAGGCATCAGGAGACCAACGCAGTAATTCCATTACCTTAGTGGGGCCTGCTAGGTTAATTGATATTGCGATCGCTCAACTAACTCAGCTTGATATCCGCCGTCGGCAAGTGGCAATTAACGTCAAGATTATTGATGTCAACCTCCTGAATACTAAGGACTTCAACACTAGCTTTTCCTTTGGAGTTGACAAGAATTTCTTTGTTAATGATGGTGGTGCAGCAGCTCTGAATTTTGGTGGTGTTAATCCACCTACTAGTGCGCAGACGACTAAACCTGGTCATCTTACTCCACCCATAACCAATGTTCCATTGCCAGAAGGCGCTGAGTCAAAACCTTTCTTTGATGCTCAACCTAATGCTCCTTTTGGGAAGTTAAGTACTGGAAGTCCTGCTCCATTTGGTGATAACCCTAACTTTCCTAATGGACTGATGCCTCGTCCCGCCTTTGGTACAAACGGCAATCCTCTACAACCCGGCATAACAGAAATAACTGAAGATGGAATTGAATTCGGGTTGCCAACGCTGTTCCAATTCCCTAAACGCTTCCTTGCCACCTTACAAGCTCAAGTCACTAGTGGTAATGCCAAAATTTTGACAGACCCGACCTTGACAGTGCAAGAAGGCGAAGAAGCTCAAGTGCAGTTAACAGCAGAAGTGTATGGAGGTATTCAAACAGTAACAGGAGAAGGAGGTATTTTGAGAAAACCAATTATTAAAGACGCAGGTTTAACTCTTGCAGTTAAAGTTGATAAAGTTGATGATAATGGTTTTGTCTCTTTGTCTGTTGCTCCTACTGTGTCTGCACCTAATGGTACAACCTCAAGTCCTGATGGTGTGATTACTCTGCTGGCACAAAGAAGTCTTAGATCGGGGTTAATTCGCTTACGCGACGGTCAGACACTAATTCTTAGCGGTATTATCCAGGAGTCAGACCGAACAAGTGTCTCCAAAGTTCCTATTTTGGGTGATATTCCCCTCTTGGGTTCGTTGTTTAGAAAAACAAATAAAGTCAACCAGCGCCAAGAAGTTATTGTTTTGCTCACACCCCAAGTGATGGATGATTCGGAGCGCTCCTCCTATGGCTATAACTACAGTCCTAGTCCAGATGTGAGGCAAATGCTAGAACGTAGAGGGTTGCAGGTTCCTAGACGGTGA
- a CDS encoding pilus assembly protein PilO codes for MTLSEDLNFIDAGELDEAISGFPVIFGITFTPKIIGIVVGVLGIAGALFMVLNLVMPAWESFQQQQAKQNDLQGQVEQKKSTIKQMGKVKQEQIEAKQQQIQVLALFADEKTLDTLLIDLNRLIEAGNGKLAFNAVRAKLRKFTPTSNQPEPITDNSLGAGANGKLKRSIISIDIIGTYEQTQSILRNIERLQPLLIVKDYQSTLAPEPTPEKDKVVSRIGPAAISTSFQLEALMPLNPEEVAAAQAAPKK; via the coding sequence ATGACGCTGAGTGAAGATTTAAATTTTATTGATGCTGGAGAGCTAGACGAGGCTATATCAGGTTTCCCTGTTATTTTTGGCATTACCTTTACACCCAAAATTATTGGCATTGTAGTAGGAGTTTTGGGAATTGCTGGAGCACTTTTTATGGTGTTAAATTTAGTGATGCCAGCTTGGGAATCCTTTCAACAGCAGCAAGCAAAGCAAAACGATCTGCAAGGGCAAGTAGAACAAAAGAAATCTACCATCAAACAGATGGGCAAAGTAAAACAGGAGCAAATCGAGGCAAAACAGCAGCAGATCCAAGTATTAGCATTATTTGCTGACGAGAAAACATTAGATACATTGCTGATCGATTTGAATCGTTTAATTGAAGCTGGTAATGGGAAACTTGCTTTCAATGCTGTCAGAGCCAAACTAAGGAAATTTACCCCAACTTCTAATCAACCCGAACCAATCACCGATAATTCTCTAGGAGCGGGAGCTAATGGCAAATTGAAGCGTAGTATTATCAGTATCGATATCATTGGCACCTATGAACAAACACAATCAATTCTCCGCAATATAGAGCGTTTACAGCCTTTGCTTATAGTTAAAGACTATCAATCCACTCTGGCTCCAGAACCAACTCCTGAAAAAGACAAAGTAGTAAGTAGAATTGGCCCAGCAGCGATTTCTACATCTTTCCAGTTGGAAGCATTGATGCCCCTTAATCCAGAGGAAGTTGCCGCCGCTCAAGCAGCTCCTAAAAAGTAA
- a CDS encoding PilN domain-containing protein: MYSLEINFLNDRPGIKRTNEKRAKPTLPVGNFTPVYIGVGLGLIFPLLVGVGWWFLQAKNAELEQQVAQLEQENKNLEVQIGSINKIKEETNRIKEQTQSLVSVFDQIRPWSAMLQELRDRIPATVQIQNIRQMAPVAAKEGQQPTNPAGGIEINGVARSFNDVNDFLLVLQQSPFFKPSEAKIVSAELVETPLSNSQTGSASKKTIQMVKYTLQSAMSDVPASELIRELEQKGTVGLVTRIRNLQKTGVIQK, encoded by the coding sequence ATGTACAGTTTAGAAATTAACTTTCTCAACGATCGCCCAGGTATCAAAAGAACAAATGAAAAAAGGGCAAAACCAACACTTCCTGTTGGAAATTTCACTCCTGTATATATAGGAGTTGGATTGGGCTTAATTTTTCCGCTTTTGGTGGGAGTTGGTTGGTGGTTCTTGCAAGCGAAAAATGCTGAGTTAGAGCAGCAGGTAGCACAGTTAGAACAGGAGAACAAGAACTTAGAAGTACAAATAGGAAGCATAAACAAAATCAAGGAAGAAACGAACAGAATCAAGGAACAAACTCAATCTTTAGTTTCTGTATTCGATCAGATTCGTCCTTGGTCAGCAATGTTGCAAGAATTACGCGATCGCATTCCGGCAACCGTACAAATACAGAATATTAGGCAAATGGCACCCGTTGCCGCCAAAGAAGGACAGCAACCAACCAACCCTGCTGGAGGAATAGAAATTAATGGAGTGGCTCGCTCCTTTAATGATGTCAACGATTTCTTGCTTGTTTTACAACAATCTCCTTTCTTTAAACCCAGTGAAGCAAAAATTGTTTCTGCTGAATTAGTAGAAACACCATTATCCAATTCTCAAACAGGAAGTGCATCAAAAAAGACAATACAAATGGTCAAATACACTCTTCAATCCGCGATGAGTGATGTTCCGGCTTCTGAATTAATTCGGGAATTAGAGCAAAAAGGCACAGTGGGATTAGTAACGCGCATTCGCAATCTGCAAAAAACAGGAGTCATTCAAAAATGA